One stretch of Bradyrhizobium canariense DNA includes these proteins:
- the selD gene encoding selenide, water dikinase SelD, translating into MSTSSVRLTDLAHGGGCGCKLAPSVLQRLLANQPAAMPYAQLLVGTETGDDAAVWQIDDKTCVIATTDFFMPVVDDPRDFGRIAAANALSDVYAMGGKPIMALAILGMPLGKLPVETVSEILEGGASICAEAGIPVAGGHSIDSVEPIYGLAVIGLCSPENVRRNSGARPGDALILTKGIGIGIYSAAFKKLALPDDAYGEMIASMTLLNRIGHVLAQDDDVHGITDVTGFGLLGHGLELARGGGVRLTIEQARIPFLARAEALAETGYITGASGRNWESYGEQVLLLPELPAWRRALLTDPQTSGGLLVACRAERAESIRAMIEAAGYPRASIIGAVTAGEPAVQIV; encoded by the coding sequence ATGTCTACGTCTTCCGTCCGCCTGACCGATCTTGCCCACGGAGGGGGCTGCGGCTGCAAGCTTGCGCCGTCGGTGTTGCAGCGACTTCTCGCCAATCAACCCGCGGCGATGCCCTACGCGCAGCTTCTCGTCGGCACCGAGACCGGAGACGACGCGGCTGTCTGGCAGATCGATGACAAGACGTGCGTGATCGCCACCACTGACTTCTTCATGCCCGTTGTCGACGACCCGCGCGATTTTGGCCGGATCGCGGCCGCCAATGCGTTATCGGACGTTTACGCGATGGGCGGCAAGCCGATCATGGCGCTCGCTATTTTGGGAATGCCGCTGGGCAAGCTGCCGGTAGAGACCGTTAGTGAAATTCTGGAAGGCGGCGCTTCGATCTGCGCCGAGGCCGGCATTCCTGTCGCCGGAGGGCACTCGATCGATTCCGTCGAGCCGATCTATGGTCTTGCGGTGATCGGGCTGTGCAGTCCCGAAAATGTTCGCCGGAATTCCGGCGCGCGTCCGGGCGATGCGCTCATTCTCACAAAGGGCATCGGCATCGGGATTTACTCGGCGGCCTTCAAGAAGCTCGCGTTGCCCGACGATGCCTATGGGGAGATGATCGCTTCGATGACGCTGTTGAACCGCATCGGACATGTCCTGGCGCAGGATGACGACGTGCACGGCATCACCGATGTGACCGGCTTCGGTCTGCTCGGTCATGGCCTCGAGCTGGCACGGGGTGGCGGCGTGCGTTTGACCATCGAGCAGGCGCGCATTCCATTTCTTGCGCGCGCGGAGGCGCTGGCGGAAACGGGCTACATCACCGGCGCATCCGGACGAAACTGGGAAAGCTATGGCGAGCAGGTTCTTCTGCTGCCGGAACTGCCGGCATGGCGGCGTGCACTCCTCACCGACCCGCAGACTTCGGGTGGATTGCTTGTCGCCTGCAGGGCGGAACGGGCCGAGTCCATCCGCGCGATGATCGAGGCAGCCGGTTATCCCCGCGCCAGCATCATAGGCGCCGTCACGGCCGGCGAGCCTGCGGTGCAGATCGTCTAA
- the selB gene encoding selenocysteine-specific translation elongation factor, producing MIIGTAGHIDHGKTALVKALTGVDGDRLKEEKARGITIDLGFAYLPFADNKTLGFIDVPGHERFVHTMLAGASGIDFALLVVAADDGVMPQTLEHLAIIDLLGIRRGLVALTKADIVSPERVADVAAQISRASVGTMLEGAEILPVSALTGQGIDTLRMRLEAAADKIIDRSAEARFRLAIDRVFTLPGVGVVVTGTVLSGSIHVGDRVLISPSGLSARVRSLHAQNKAADTGRVGDRCALNLAGDGITKESIHRGDVVLDPELHAPTDRIDAQLRLLPSETKPVRQWFPARLHHASAEVGAHIVLLGDEPLQPGAAADVQIVLERPIAAAVSDRYVIRDVSAQRTIGGGQFIDLRPPARKRRTPERRAQRAAHALADPLSAFQALLATPPFAWDFGVFALDRALPAIEAARISETLGLVLFEPATSRIAIAPDRWQAFTSMLDQQLAAYHAENPDLQGIGREKLRLLIQPRLPAAEFVAAIQKIAASGQIVLDGSFVRLATHTVRLTPKDEAAWNIIAPLLEGEARFRPPRVRDIATTTSYPERDVRRLLKLAGRLGWADEVAHDHFFLRPTVHEMVTIAADVAAHAEDGVFSAAQFRDRVENGRKVAIQILDFFDRHGITLKRDDLRRVNRHRLDLFGPLVRASNDDNGRESSLVGRSDFKSE from the coding sequence ATGATTATCGGTACCGCCGGCCATATCGACCACGGCAAGACCGCGCTGGTCAAAGCCCTGACCGGCGTTGATGGGGATCGGCTGAAAGAAGAGAAAGCGCGCGGCATCACCATCGATCTCGGCTTCGCCTATTTGCCTTTCGCGGATAACAAGACGCTCGGTTTCATCGATGTTCCCGGTCACGAGCGCTTCGTCCACACCATGCTGGCCGGTGCGAGCGGAATCGATTTCGCGCTGCTCGTGGTCGCGGCCGATGACGGCGTCATGCCTCAGACGCTGGAGCATCTGGCGATCATCGATCTGCTCGGCATCAGGCGCGGCCTTGTCGCACTGACCAAGGCCGATATCGTCTCGCCGGAGCGCGTGGCCGATGTGGCCGCTCAAATCAGTCGGGCGAGCGTTGGAACGATGCTCGAGGGCGCGGAAATTCTACCGGTCTCGGCACTGACAGGTCAGGGCATCGATACGTTGCGCATGCGGCTGGAGGCGGCTGCGGATAAAATAATCGATCGCTCCGCCGAGGCCCGTTTTCGTCTGGCCATCGATCGTGTGTTCACGCTGCCGGGCGTTGGTGTCGTCGTGACCGGCACCGTTCTGTCCGGCTCGATTCATGTCGGAGACCGCGTGCTGATCAGCCCGTCGGGCCTGTCCGCGCGGGTTCGTTCACTGCACGCTCAAAACAAAGCAGCGGATACCGGACGGGTGGGAGATCGCTGCGCGCTCAATCTGGCCGGCGACGGCATCACGAAAGAGAGCATCCATCGCGGCGATGTGGTGCTCGATCCCGAATTGCATGCGCCAACCGACCGGATTGATGCCCAGTTGCGCTTGCTGCCGAGCGAGACCAAACCGGTGAGGCAATGGTTCCCGGCGCGCCTCCACCACGCCTCGGCCGAAGTGGGCGCCCATATCGTCCTGCTGGGTGACGAACCTCTTCAACCGGGTGCAGCAGCCGATGTCCAAATCGTGCTCGAGCGGCCGATTGCGGCTGCGGTGTCCGATCGCTACGTGATCCGTGACGTCTCTGCTCAACGCACAATCGGCGGAGGTCAGTTCATCGATCTGCGCCCGCCGGCCCGGAAACGGCGAACGCCGGAGCGTCGGGCGCAGCGCGCCGCTCACGCGCTCGCCGACCCGCTGTCCGCCTTTCAAGCCCTGCTGGCGACACCGCCCTTTGCATGGGATTTTGGAGTTTTCGCGCTCGATCGCGCTTTACCTGCGATTGAGGCCGCGCGGATATCCGAAACATTGGGACTTGTTCTGTTTGAGCCGGCGACATCGCGGATCGCCATCGCGCCGGATCGCTGGCAAGCCTTCACATCCATGCTTGACCAGCAACTCGCAGCATACCACGCCGAGAATCCCGATCTTCAGGGTATTGGCCGGGAAAAACTGCGGCTGCTGATACAGCCGAGATTGCCCGCGGCAGAGTTCGTCGCTGCAATCCAAAAGATCGCCGCAAGCGGCCAGATCGTTCTCGATGGCTCGTTCGTGCGGCTCGCGACGCACACCGTGCGGCTGACGCCCAAAGACGAGGCGGCCTGGAACATTATCGCGCCGCTGCTCGAAGGCGAAGCACGTTTCCGCCCGCCGCGCGTTCGCGACATCGCGACCACAACTTCATATCCGGAACGCGATGTCCGCCGGCTTCTCAAACTGGCCGGGCGGCTGGGATGGGCGGATGAAGTGGCGCATGATCACTTTTTCCTGCGCCCGACGGTCCACGAAATGGTGACCATCGCAGCCGATGTTGCGGCTCACGCTGAAGATGGAGTCTTCTCCGCCGCGCAGTTTCGCGATCGCGTCGAGAACGGCCGCAAGGTTGCCATCCAGATTCTCGATTTCTTCGACCGCCATGGCATCACCCTGAAACGGGATGACTTGCGCCGCGTCAACAGGCATCGTCTGGACTTGTTTGGACCCTTGGTTCGTGCGTCAAATGACGACAATGGGAGAGAATCGTCCCTGGTGGGGCGTTCGGACTTCAAATCCGAGTGA
- the selA gene encoding L-seryl-tRNA(Sec) selenium transferase translates to MSAWDKSSYGQDETQSARLRALPSVTAILSTAAAAELTQRFGRMISTEAVRITVDDARTAIKAGAPAPGADDLALQALARLEERDRSGLRPLFNLTGTILHTNLGRAVLAESAIEAATAAMRDAVALEFDLSTGKRGERDDHLRALLCDLTGAEDATVVNNNAAAVLLCLNTLAQGQEAIISRGELIEIGGAFRMPDIMARAGTKMIEVGTTNRTHPRDYRAALSAQTGVILKVHTSNYRIQGFTAEVSAAELASIAGEKGVPLLNDLGSGTLIDLAQFGLQKEPTVRDAVAQGAGLVTFSGDKLLGGPQAGFIVGSKVLIAQVNRNPMKRALRVDKIRLAAIEATLKLYRDPDRLADRLPTLRLLARSRAEIEVQANRLRPLVAKSLGESCAVDVCACESQIGSGALPLDTIASAGLMIRTKNGSGALDRLAAALRGLRRPVIGRIADGGLTLDLRCLADEDEFVFVLSELNVDALTG, encoded by the coding sequence ATGAGCGCCTGGGACAAATCGAGCTACGGACAGGACGAAACTCAATCCGCGCGCCTGCGCGCCCTGCCGTCGGTCACTGCGATATTGAGTACAGCCGCGGCTGCGGAGCTTACGCAACGGTTTGGCCGAATGATCTCCACCGAGGCTGTCCGCATCACCGTCGACGACGCTCGGACGGCGATCAAGGCCGGTGCGCCGGCGCCTGGAGCTGATGATCTCGCCCTTCAGGCGTTGGCGCGGCTTGAAGAGCGGGACCGCTCCGGCTTGCGTCCGCTGTTCAACCTGACGGGAACGATCCTGCACACAAACCTCGGCCGCGCGGTGTTGGCGGAGAGTGCCATCGAAGCCGCGACCGCGGCGATGCGTGATGCGGTAGCGCTCGAATTCGATCTATCGACCGGCAAGCGCGGTGAGCGTGACGATCATCTACGAGCGCTTTTGTGCGATTTGACCGGCGCAGAGGATGCGACCGTGGTCAACAACAACGCCGCCGCCGTCCTGCTTTGCCTCAATACCCTGGCGCAAGGCCAGGAGGCCATCATATCGCGTGGTGAGTTGATCGAGATCGGCGGCGCGTTCCGGATGCCGGATATTATGGCACGCGCCGGGACGAAGATGATCGAAGTTGGCACCACCAATCGAACCCATCCCAGGGATTATCGGGCAGCCCTCAGCGCGCAGACCGGCGTCATCCTCAAGGTTCATACGTCGAACTATCGTATTCAGGGCTTTACAGCCGAAGTCAGCGCCGCAGAACTCGCCTCGATCGCCGGCGAAAAGGGCGTACCGCTGCTGAACGACCTGGGATCCGGCACGCTGATCGACCTTGCGCAATTCGGCCTGCAAAAGGAACCGACGGTACGCGACGCTGTCGCTCAAGGCGCCGGACTGGTGACATTTTCCGGCGACAAGCTGCTGGGCGGACCACAGGCGGGTTTCATCGTCGGCAGCAAGGTGCTGATCGCGCAGGTCAATCGCAACCCCATGAAGCGCGCGCTCCGCGTCGACAAGATACGGCTCGCGGCGATCGAGGCCACGCTCAAACTGTATCGCGATCCCGACCGTCTTGCCGACCGTCTGCCGACCTTGCGATTGCTCGCGCGCTCCAGGGCAGAGATCGAAGTTCAGGCCAATCGGCTGCGTCCGCTTGTGGCGAAATCGCTTGGCGAGTCCTGCGCGGTCGACGTGTGTGCGTGTGAAAGTCAGATCGGGTCTGGCGCACTGCCGCTCGACACCATCGCCAGTGCAGGCTTGATGATCCGCACCAAGAATGGAAGCGGCGCGCTGGATCGGCTGGCCGCCGCCTTGCGCGGGCTGCGGCGGCCTGTAATCGGAAGAATTGCCGACGGCGGATTGACGCTCGATCTGCGCTGCCTGGCCGACGAGGATGAATTTGTCTTCGTTCTTTCCGAATTGAATGTCGATGCACTTACTGGGTGA